A genomic window from Bacteroidota bacterium includes:
- a CDS encoding sugar transporter, whose translation MNAVRVKWSTQVVKLSETEAELRFTAQIPGGWHMFSQTVPDVNGPMALNFEFDASAEYETVGQPVENGKVKPVYEPAIDMQVNSLEGQVMYIQKVKLSPGKQPVIRGVINYMLSNTNEMLPPDEEELEISIN comes from the coding sequence ATGAACGCTGTGCGCGTAAAATGGAGCACGCAGGTAGTTAAACTCTCCGAAACCGAAGCCGAACTCCGTTTTACAGCCCAGATTCCCGGTGGCTGGCACATGTTTTCCCAAACCGTGCCTGATGTAAACGGACCGATGGCACTTAACTTCGAATTCGACGCGTCTGCCGAATACGAAACCGTGGGTCAGCCTGTAGAAAATGGTAAAGTAAAACCCGTTTACGAACCCGCAATTGATATGCAGGTAAACAGCCTTGAAGGCCAGGTTATGTATATCCAGAAAGTAAAGCTTAGTCCCGGTAAACAACCCGTAATCCGTGGCGTGATTAACTACATGCTGAGCAACACCAACGAAATGCTTCCGCCCGACGAAGAGGAGCTGGAAATCAGCATAAACTAA
- a CDS encoding thioredoxin fold domain-containing protein produces the protein MKVNNLIRLPLLAAVLLFAVAPVWGQILNPVKWSASVIKTGDGTAELVVQASIQKNWHLYTQNPGDGPLPTSFAFKPSADYQLVGGVIEGKSIKKFEEMFGGEISYYENSATFRQKIKVLNAKPFTITGTVEGMSCDDSRCVQLDPTKLVFEVKDVLSGAGAPAANGPTGATGATGEMPLKADLGTTASGGDASGCGCDSLKAMIAGLSVNGDGNSKKKIAYTGGPCKFELNKPMDVKLEDAGVAEDKSFWGIFIAGFIGGFLALLTPCVFPMIPMTVSFFTKRSKDRATGIRNAVIYALSIIGIYVTLGLLVTSIFGSDALNEMSSNVFFNLLFFVVFIVFAVSFFGAFEIVLPSSLVNKVDQASDRGGLIGILFMAFTLSLVSFSCTGPIIGTLLVETGRDGNFLGPAIGMFGFSLALALPFALFAMFPGWLNTLPKSGGWLNSVKVTLGFVELALALKFLSTVDLAYHWEFLTREVFLALWIIIAFLLGLYLIGKIKFSHDSELKHVSVPRIMLAIITFSFGVYMIPGLFGAPTNFISGYLPPSYYKEWKDPNEGDCPIGLSCFHDFEEGMCYAKSVGKPVLVDFTGYACVNCRKMEDNVWPQPEVYKHISNDYVLISLYVDDKKELPADKQFTTADGVKITTYGKKWSLMERENFNQNSQPLYVLMDNNGKVLAKPQGYTPNASEYALFLEKGLKVYNERMKQAEAEEAPKADSTAKK, from the coding sequence ATGAAAGTAAACAACCTCATCCGACTACCCTTGCTGGCTGCGGTACTGCTTTTTGCGGTAGCGCCTGTTTGGGGACAAATCCTTAATCCGGTTAAATGGTCAGCCTCGGTGATAAAAACCGGCGACGGCACAGCTGAACTCGTGGTTCAGGCCAGCATTCAGAAAAACTGGCACCTCTACACACAAAACCCGGGCGACGGTCCGCTGCCCACTTCATTTGCTTTTAAACCCTCGGCCGATTATCAGCTGGTGGGCGGTGTAATTGAGGGCAAGTCGATAAAAAAGTTTGAGGAAATGTTTGGCGGCGAAATCAGCTACTACGAAAACTCCGCCACGTTCCGCCAGAAAATAAAAGTGCTCAACGCAAAACCGTTTACCATCACCGGCACGGTAGAAGGCATGTCGTGCGATGATTCGCGCTGTGTACAGCTTGATCCGACCAAGCTGGTGTTTGAGGTGAAGGATGTGCTGAGCGGAGCCGGAGCGCCGGCAGCAAACGGGCCTACGGGAGCAACGGGTGCAACCGGCGAAATGCCTTTGAAAGCCGATCTGGGTACTACAGCTTCGGGTGGTGACGCATCAGGCTGCGGCTGTGATTCGCTTAAAGCCATGATAGCCGGACTAAGCGTAAATGGCGACGGCAACAGCAAAAAGAAAATTGCCTACACTGGCGGCCCCTGCAAGTTTGAACTGAACAAACCGATGGATGTGAAACTCGAAGATGCGGGTGTAGCTGAAGACAAATCGTTCTGGGGCATTTTCATTGCAGGCTTTATTGGCGGTTTTCTTGCACTGCTCACTCCCTGCGTGTTCCCGATGATTCCGATGACGGTGAGCTTCTTTACCAAACGCAGTAAAGACCGCGCCACAGGTATTCGTAATGCTGTTATTTATGCACTTTCCATCATTGGCATTTATGTTACACTCGGCCTGCTGGTAACCAGCATTTTTGGTTCCGATGCACTCAACGAAATGTCGAGCAACGTGTTCTTCAACCTGTTGTTCTTTGTGGTGTTCATTGTGTTTGCCGTATCGTTTTTTGGGGCGTTTGAAATTGTACTGCCCAGCAGTCTGGTAAACAAAGTGGATCAGGCCTCAGACCGTGGCGGACTCATCGGCATTTTGTTCATGGCGTTTACGCTTTCGCTCGTGTCGTTTTCGTGTACTGGTCCCATTATTGGCACCCTGCTTGTAGAAACCGGCCGCGATGGCAATTTCCTCGGACCTGCCATTGGCATGTTTGGTTTCTCGCTGGCGCTGGCATTGCCTTTTGCCTTGTTTGCCATGTTTCCGGGCTGGCTCAATACACTTCCCAAATCAGGTGGCTGGCTTAACTCGGTGAAAGTTACACTGGGCTTTGTTGAACTTGCCCTCGCGCTTAAATTCCTTTCTACCGTTGACCTGGCTTACCATTGGGAATTCTTAACCCGGGAAGTGTTTCTGGCGCTCTGGATTATCATTGCTTTCCTGCTGGGCCTTTATCTTATTGGAAAAATCAAATTCTCGCACGACAGTGAGCTTAAACATGTAAGTGTGCCGCGCATCATGCTGGCCATAATTACATTCTCGTTTGGTGTGTATATGATTCCCGGTTTGTTTGGTGCGCCCACTAACTTCATCAGCGGTTATCTTCCCCCTTCGTATTACAAAGAGTGGAAAGATCCGAATGAAGGGGACTGCCCGATTGGCCTGAGCTGCTTTCACGATTTTGAAGAAGGCATGTGTTACGCCAAAAGTGTGGGCAAGCCCGTGCTGGTTGACTTTACCGGCTATGCCTGCGTAAACTGCCGCAAAATGGAAGACAACGTTTGGCCGCAGCCCGAAGTGTATAAGCACATCAGTAATGATTACGTACTTATTTCATTGTATGTGGATGATAAAAAAGAACTGCCTGCCGACAAGCAGTTTACCACTGCCGACGGGGTAAAAATTACCACCTATGGTAAAAAATGGAGTTTGATGGAGCGTGAAAATTTCAATCAGAACTCCCAGCCGCTTTATGTGTTGATGGACAACAACGGTAAAGTACTCGCCAAACCGCAGGGCTACACACCCAACGCCTCTGAGTATGCCCTGTTTCTCGAAAAAGGTTTGAAAGTTTACAACGAACGCATGAAACAGGCTGAAGCAGAAGAAGCTCCGAAAGCCGATTCAACCGCCAAAAAATAA
- a CDS encoding HD domain-containing protein has protein sequence MSFHETLLERTEAYVRKTLQNAEAGHDWWHIERVRNTARLISKTEHVDALVVELTALLHDIADSKFNNGNEELGPQLAGEFLKAEGLDDARIVHVQNIIRYMSFKASFGEQVFTSPEMQVVQDADRLDAIGAIGIARAFTYGGHKNRELYNPAIPPNLTMSREEYKHTTAPTINHFYEKLLLLKDRMNTATGKQLAEQRHQFMLQFLDQFYAEWNGSSEA, from the coding sequence ATGTCTTTTCACGAAACACTTCTCGAACGTACAGAAGCGTACGTGCGCAAGACCTTGCAAAATGCCGAGGCCGGGCATGACTGGTGGCATATTGAACGTGTGCGCAACACAGCAAGGCTCATCAGCAAAACCGAACATGTAGATGCACTTGTGGTTGAGCTTACTGCCCTGCTGCACGATATTGCCGACAGTAAGTTTAATAATGGTAATGAAGAGCTTGGCCCACAACTGGCCGGCGAATTTCTGAAAGCCGAAGGGCTCGACGATGCGCGCATTGTACATGTGCAAAACATCATCCGCTACATGTCGTTTAAAGCCAGCTTTGGCGAGCAGGTGTTCACCTCGCCCGAAATGCAGGTGGTGCAGGATGCCGACCGGCTCGATGCCATTGGCGCTATTGGCATTGCGCGCGCATTCACTTACGGCGGGCACAAAAACCGCGAGCTTTACAATCCGGCAATTCCTCCCAACCTCACTATGAGCCGCGAGGAATATAAACACACCACAGCGCCCACCATCAATCATTTCTACGAAAAACTGCTGCTGCTGAAAGACCGTATGAACACCGCCACCGGCAAACAACTGGCCGAACAGCGGCACCAGTTTATGCTTCAGTTCCTCGATCAGTTTTATGCCGAGTGGAACGGAAGCAGTGAGGCATAA
- the lptB gene encoding LPS export ABC transporter ATP-binding protein: MILGAEHIVKRYKGRTVVKDVSIEVRQGEVVGLLGPNGAGKTTSFYMIVGMVKPNEGRIYLDDKDITHEPMYRRAQLGIGYLAQEKSVFRKLSVEDNIRAVLQMTKLTKGEQEQKLETLLDEFALHHIRKNAGDNLSGGERRRTEIARALATSPNFILLDEPFAGVDPIAVEDIQQVVYSLKKKNIGILITDHNVHETLALVDRAYLLFEGQILKAGTAEELAADEQVRKVYLGMNFELRRI; the protein is encoded by the coding sequence ATGATTCTCGGAGCCGAACACATTGTAAAACGCTACAAAGGCCGCACAGTCGTGAAAGATGTATCCATTGAGGTGCGTCAGGGCGAAGTAGTAGGGCTGCTCGGGCCAAACGGTGCGGGTAAAACCACTTCGTTTTACATGATTGTGGGCATGGTGAAACCAAACGAAGGCCGCATTTACCTCGACGATAAAGACATTACCCATGAGCCGATGTATCGTCGTGCACAGCTGGGTATTGGTTATCTGGCGCAGGAAAAATCGGTATTCCGCAAGCTGAGTGTGGAAGACAACATACGCGCGGTGTTGCAAATGACTAAACTCACCAAAGGCGAGCAGGAGCAGAAACTCGAAACGCTGCTTGATGAGTTTGCGCTGCACCACATCCGTAAAAATGCCGGCGATAACCTTTCGGGTGGCGAGCGCCGCCGTACCGAAATTGCCCGCGCGCTGGCTACCTCGCCCAACTTTATCCTGCTCGATGAGCCGTTTGCCGGAGTGGATCCGATTGCGGTGGAAGATATTCAGCAGGTGGTGTATAGTTTGAAGAAAAAAAACATCGGCATTCTCATCACCGACCACAACGTGCACGAAACGCTGGCACTGGTTGACCGCGCTTACCTGCTGTTTGAAGGGCAGATACTCAAAGCCGGCACCGCCGAAGAACTTGCCGCCGACGAACAGGTGCGCAAAGTGTATCTCGGTATGAATTTCGAATTACGCCGTATTTAA
- a CDS encoding carboxypeptidase-like regulatory domain-containing protein — MLQRLLCVVMLVLCACSLWAQQQYRISGKIYDKNTNEPMPFVSVYLLGTNIGAVSDVEGNYRITSSRLTDSIRANYIGYKTITLPLKKNAAAQVVNIGMEVNANSLAEVVIRPGENPAYRILRGVWANRDNNNEEKYDAYEYEVYNKMEFDLNNITEDFQKRKVLQPVKFIFDNIDSTNPTEKPKLPLFFSESVSDFYYRTDPRLRKEVIKGSKVSGVEDASISKLTGEMYQNANLYDNNIMLFGKLFVSPISDNGIFYYKYYLNDSLLIDNHWCYHIQFKPRRKQELLFEGNMWIADTAFALKRIEMKITDDANINYVNAFSIIQEFDDASGKWMLVKEKMVADFALQDKQLGMYGRKTSSYKNIIVSKPRDVEFYTRTDNLVVQEGAEKRDSAFWVNARHDSLNATERQIYAMVDSIQHLPIYKSWENIIITAYTGYKVIGPFEFGPWYNTVSNNRIEGWRVRLGGRTSNNFSKWVEFSGYAAYGFRDDDFKYSFAFKSFITKKPRQLVGGNYKNDYEILGQSNNAFTADNGLAALFRRTPLDNMLRVEQYSLWYERDWFPGLNTKLNLVHKNLFPLGATVYLHPIGNGNNEYKPGITASEIQLTTRFAYQERYVESVFSRVSLGTIYPIVQVQYNAGLKGVFGSDYAYHRLSINVDDRIRINPIGYINYVLEAGKIWGTVPFPLMVLHAGNETIIYDWAAFNTMNYFEFASDQYAQCILIHHFDGFFLNKIPLMRKLKWREVASFRGVIGSARLDNREELLFPNQLYTLNRGPYLEAGAGIENIFKFFRVDVFWRLRYLDHPGIQKVGVRLSLQILF; from the coding sequence ATGCTTCAACGACTACTGTGCGTGGTGATGTTGGTTTTGTGTGCGTGCAGCCTGTGGGCACAGCAACAATACCGCATATCCGGAAAAATATACGATAAGAATACCAACGAGCCGATGCCCTTTGTAAGTGTATATCTGCTCGGAACCAATATTGGTGCGGTTTCTGATGTGGAAGGAAACTACCGCATTACATCCTCTCGGCTTACAGACTCCATCCGGGCCAATTACATCGGCTACAAAACCATTACACTTCCGCTCAAAAAAAATGCAGCCGCACAGGTGGTTAATATTGGCATGGAAGTCAATGCCAACAGCCTTGCCGAAGTGGTTATCCGCCCCGGCGAAAACCCTGCCTACCGCATTCTGCGGGGCGTGTGGGCAAACCGCGATAATAACAACGAAGAGAAATACGATGCTTATGAATACGAGGTCTATAACAAAATGGAGTTCGACCTCAATAACATTACCGAAGATTTTCAGAAACGAAAAGTGCTGCAACCGGTAAAGTTTATTTTTGATAATATCGACTCCACCAATCCCACCGAAAAACCCAAACTCCCGCTTTTCTTCAGCGAGTCGGTTTCCGATTTTTACTACCGTACCGATCCGCGTTTGCGCAAGGAAGTAATTAAAGGCTCGAAAGTTTCTGGTGTGGAAGATGCCAGCATTTCCAAACTTACCGGCGAAATGTATCAGAATGCCAATTTGTATGACAACAACATCATGCTCTTTGGCAAACTCTTCGTGAGTCCGATTTCTGATAACGGTATTTTCTACTACAAATATTACCTCAATGATAGTTTGCTGATCGACAATCACTGGTGCTATCACATTCAGTTTAAGCCACGCCGCAAGCAGGAACTGTTGTTTGAAGGGAATATGTGGATTGCCGATACGGCTTTTGCGCTTAAACGCATTGAGATGAAAATTACCGATGATGCAAACATTAACTATGTAAATGCATTTTCGATAATTCAGGAGTTTGATGACGCGTCGGGAAAATGGATGCTGGTGAAAGAGAAAATGGTGGCCGATTTTGCCTTGCAGGATAAACAGCTTGGCATGTATGGTCGAAAAACATCGTCGTACAAAAACATCATTGTCAGCAAGCCGCGCGATGTGGAGTTTTATACACGCACCGATAATCTGGTGGTGCAGGAAGGCGCCGAAAAACGCGACAGTGCATTCTGGGTCAATGCCCGCCACGATTCGCTGAATGCTACCGAAAGGCAGATTTATGCAATGGTTGATTCCATACAGCATTTGCCCATTTATAAATCGTGGGAGAATATCATAATCACGGCTTACACAGGTTACAAAGTCATTGGCCCGTTTGAATTTGGTCCGTGGTACAACACGGTGAGCAACAACCGCATTGAAGGCTGGCGTGTGCGTTTGGGCGGACGAACCAGTAACAATTTCAGTAAATGGGTAGAGTTTAGCGGCTATGCGGCATATGGTTTCCGCGATGATGATTTCAAGTATTCGTTTGCCTTCAAATCATTCATCACCAAAAAGCCGAGGCAGCTGGTGGGTGGCAATTACAAAAACGACTACGAAATATTAGGTCAGAGCAACAATGCGTTTACTGCTGATAACGGCCTTGCCGCACTTTTCCGCCGCACACCGCTCGACAATATGCTGCGCGTGGAGCAGTACAGTTTGTGGTATGAGCGCGACTGGTTTCCGGGCCTGAATACCAAGCTCAATCTGGTACATAAAAATCTGTTTCCGCTTGGCGCCACAGTTTATCTGCATCCGATAGGTAACGGCAATAACGAATACAAACCCGGCATTACGGCTTCCGAAATTCAGCTTACCACACGTTTTGCCTATCAGGAGCGGTATGTGGAGAGTGTGTTTTCGCGCGTGAGTTTGGGTACAATTTACCCGATTGTGCAGGTGCAGTACAATGCCGGTTTGAAGGGCGTGTTTGGAAGTGATTACGCGTATCACCGGCTGAGTATTAATGTGGACGACCGTATCCGCATCAATCCAATTGGCTACATAAATTATGTACTGGAGGCCGGAAAAATCTGGGGCACTGTACCGTTTCCGCTCATGGTGCTGCATGCGGGCAACGAAACCATCATATACGACTGGGCCGCATTCAATACCATGAACTATTTTGAGTTTGCCAGCGATCAGTATGCGCAGTGCATTCTCATTCACCATTTCGACGGATTTTTCCTCAATAAAATTCCGCTCATGCGTAAGCTGAAGTGGCGCGAGGTAGCTTCGTTCCGGGGCGTAATTGGCAGCGCGCGGTTAGACAACCGCGAAGAGCTTCTTTTTCCCAATCAGCTTTATACCCTCAATCGCGGGCCGTACCTTGAAGCGGGCGCGGGCATTGAAAACATCTTCAAGTTTTTCCGCGTTGATGTATTCTGGCGTTTGCGCTACCTCGATCATCCCGGCATCCAGAAAGTAGGTGTGAGGCTTTCGCTGCAGATTTTGTTCTGA
- the idi gene encoding isopentenyl-diphosphate Delta-isomerase, with protein sequence MINTTEFVVLVDEHDRQTGLMEKLDAHRKGLLHRAISVFVFNSRGELLIHRRALEKYHSGGLWTNTCCSHPRDGETAGEAAVRRLREEMGMVCELTHQFQFIYRADLDHELTEHELDHVFTGISDTNPQPDPAEVMDWRWVRRDDLLAEMSAEPEKFTAWFKIIAERAFAITA encoded by the coding sequence ATGATCAACACCACCGAGTTTGTTGTGCTGGTTGACGAACACGATCGTCAGACAGGGCTCATGGAAAAGCTTGATGCACACCGTAAAGGACTCCTGCACCGGGCTATTTCGGTTTTCGTGTTCAACAGCCGGGGCGAATTGCTCATACATCGCCGCGCACTTGAGAAATACCATTCGGGCGGGCTTTGGACAAACACCTGCTGCAGCCATCCCCGCGATGGTGAAACTGCCGGTGAGGCCGCCGTGCGCCGCCTGCGCGAAGAAATGGGAATGGTTTGCGAACTCACACATCAGTTCCAGTTCATTTACCGCGCTGATCTTGATCATGAACTTACCGAACATGAACTCGATCATGTATTTACAGGTATTTCCGACACCAACCCGCAGCCTGATCCGGCTGAAGTAATGGACTGGAGATGGGTACGCAGAGATGATTTACTGGCTGAAATGTCTGCCGAACCTGAAAAGTTTACGGCATGGTTTAAGATTATTGCTGAACGGGCGTTTGCAATTACAGCCTGA
- a CDS encoding phytoene/squalene synthase family protein, producing MKSLYDHVCIRTSRQVTRAYSTSFSLGIRFLAKEFRDPIYSIYGFVRFADEIVDTFHDFDKKQLLADFKRDTYLAIEQRISLNPILQSFQEVVNRYGIDRELIDAFLFSMEMDLGKREYSQDEYEKYILGSAEVVGLMCLKVFVEGDNAKYEELRWYAMRLGSAFQKINFLRDMRDDYVGMGRTYFPGVDITRWDEETKRRVEEDIEVDFRNGYEGILKLSRKARFGVYVAYIYYFSLFRKIKSLAPRHILDERVRIPNRRKYALFVTSYVRHSLNLI from the coding sequence ATGAAAAGCTTGTATGACCACGTTTGTATCCGCACCAGCCGGCAGGTAACGCGCGCCTACAGTACCTCGTTCTCGCTGGGCATTCGCTTCCTTGCCAAAGAATTCCGTGATCCGATTTACTCCATCTACGGCTTTGTGCGCTTTGCCGACGAAATTGTAGATACGTTTCACGATTTCGACAAGAAACAACTGCTTGCCGATTTTAAGCGTGATACCTATCTCGCCATCGAACAGCGTATCAGCCTCAATCCCATCCTGCAAAGCTTTCAGGAAGTAGTAAACCGCTACGGTATAGACCGTGAGCTCATTGATGCATTTCTGTTCAGTATGGAAATGGATCTGGGTAAGCGCGAGTATAGTCAGGACGAATACGAAAAGTATATTCTTGGCTCGGCTGAAGTGGTGGGCCTGATGTGCCTGAAAGTATTTGTGGAAGGGGATAATGCGAAATACGAAGAACTGCGCTGGTATGCAATGCGGCTGGGTTCGGCATTTCAGAAAATCAACTTCCTGCGCGATATGCGTGATGATTATGTGGGAATGGGGCGCACGTATTTTCCGGGTGTGGATATTACACGCTGGGACGAGGAAACCAAACGCCGCGTGGAAGAAGATATTGAGGTTGATTTCAGAAACGGTTACGAAGGCATTCTCAAACTTTCGCGTAAGGCAAGGTTTGGTGTGTATGTGGCTTATATCTACTATTTCTCACTGTTTCGCAAAATCAAATCGCTTGCGCCCAGACATATTCTTGATGAGCGTGTGCGTATTCCCAACCGCCGCAAGTATGCATTGTTTGTTACGTCGTACGTGCGCCACAGCCTTAACCTGATCTGA